One uncultured Tolumonas sp. DNA segment encodes these proteins:
- a CDS encoding aromatic amino acid ammonia-lyase yields the protein MATLELDGTSLTAEQVLRVARQRDLGVVLAPAARQALDRCRDFIDRAWMHDEAPMMYSFNTGVGLLKDTRVKVEHIGLFQGQMIKAHAAGLGEPFPEDACRAIMLLRANALASNHSAASPELLERLLAFLEAGIHPVMPRKGSVGASGDLAPLAYLAAALAGFAEAEAFHRGRRMPVAEALQAAGLPVAFELKAKEASALINGSTASLGVAVLAAWDARSLLLDACVSLALTLEAMRADLAAFDDRIHQARPHRGQLRTARIVRRLLEGSTRTSHEARAVQLPEELRRTDQPYTPRIQDVYSLRCAPQVYGPVFDALDYIDGILATELNSATDNPLVFPAGADFEILSGGNFHGQYLAQAMDLLALAVADLGSICERRIARLIDPTLSWGLPRNLMSGIRGVNTGYTVVQCSMSALVMENRTLCTPGSVDSIPAKGNSEDHVSNSTWCARKAAMVVENAQSIVGTEMLLASQGLTMTEAFLPGFHLGRGTGAAYGEVRRRVPACLEGDRWFHDDLAAAREFVTTGAVRAAAEAEVGRLA from the coding sequence ATGGCCACACTCGAACTCGACGGAACCTCCCTGACCGCGGAGCAGGTGCTCCGCGTCGCCCGGCAGCGGGACCTGGGGGTGGTGCTGGCCCCGGCCGCCCGGCAGGCCCTGGACCGCTGCAGGGACTTCATCGACCGCGCGTGGATGCACGACGAGGCCCCGATGATGTACAGCTTCAACACGGGTGTCGGACTGCTGAAGGACACCCGCGTGAAGGTGGAACACATCGGCCTCTTCCAGGGCCAGATGATCAAGGCCCACGCCGCGGGCCTGGGGGAGCCCTTCCCCGAGGATGCCTGCCGGGCCATCATGCTCCTGCGCGCCAACGCCCTGGCGAGCAACCACTCCGCCGCCAGCCCCGAGCTGCTGGAGCGCCTCCTGGCCTTCCTGGAGGCGGGCATCCATCCGGTCATGCCCCGGAAGGGCTCGGTGGGCGCTTCCGGCGACCTGGCCCCCCTGGCCTACCTCGCCGCGGCCCTGGCCGGGTTCGCGGAGGCCGAGGCCTTCCACCGGGGCCGCCGGATGCCCGTCGCCGAGGCTCTCCAGGCCGCGGGACTGCCCGTGGCCTTCGAGCTGAAGGCCAAGGAGGCCTCCGCACTCATCAATGGTTCCACCGCCTCGCTCGGCGTGGCTGTCCTGGCCGCCTGGGATGCCCGCAGCCTCCTGCTGGACGCCTGCGTCTCCCTGGCCCTGACCCTGGAGGCCATGCGGGCGGACCTCGCCGCCTTCGACGACCGGATCCACCAGGCCCGGCCCCACCGTGGGCAGCTCCGCACCGCCCGGATCGTCCGCCGGCTGCTGGAGGGTTCCACGCGCACCAGCCACGAAGCCCGGGCGGTCCAGCTGCCCGAGGAGCTCCGGCGGACGGACCAGCCCTACACCCCGCGGATCCAGGACGTCTACTCCCTGCGCTGCGCGCCCCAGGTCTACGGGCCGGTCTTCGACGCCCTGGACTACATCGACGGCATCCTGGCCACCGAGCTCAACTCGGCCACGGACAACCCACTGGTCTTCCCGGCGGGAGCGGACTTCGAGATCCTCTCCGGCGGCAACTTCCACGGGCAGTATCTGGCGCAGGCCATGGACCTGCTGGCCCTGGCCGTGGCCGACCTGGGCAGCATCTGCGAGCGCCGCATCGCCCGCCTCATCGACCCCACCCTGTCCTGGGGCCTGCCCCGGAACCTCATGTCCGGCATCCGGGGCGTGAACACCGGCTACACCGTGGTCCAGTGCTCCATGAGCGCCCTGGTGATGGAGAACCGCACCCTCTGTACGCCGGGCAGCGTGGACAGCATCCCGGCCAAGGGCAACAGCGAGGACCATGTCTCCAACTCCACCTGGTGCGCCCGCAAGGCGGCGATGGTGGTGGAGAACGCCCAGTCGATCGTCGGGACCGAGATGCTCCTGGCCAGCCAGGGTCTCACCATGACGGAGGCCTTCCTGCCCGGCTTCCACCTGGGCCGCGGCACCGGGGCGGCCTACGGCGAGGTACGGCGCCGGGTCCCCGCCTGCCTGGAAGGCGACCGCTGGTTCCACGACGACCTCGCCGCGGCCCGGGAGTTCGTGACCACCGGCGCAGTCAGGGCCGCCGCTGAGGCCGAGGTGGGTCGGCTCGCCTAA
- a CDS encoding NADH:flavin oxidoreductase: MPRLSDPLDLKSLHVRNRLVMAPMVTGLARGHRVSEAQIAWYSARARAGMGLVIVESCGIAPDAVIMPNLLGIWDDAFIPGLARLVKGIHKAGAPAVLQLVHGGARSLRENLSVERVGPSAVPVLPGPPPRPMTEGEIQDVIAAFVAAARRAKTAGFDGVEIHAAHYYLLSEFLSPYTNRRTDRWGSGRTGRTRLAVEVVLAVREAVGPDYPIFCRMHAVEFVEGGLSEVDARYAAQALADAGVDVLNASGVGQSSFGEWEGQPYLSTSSVLPKGAAPGTFAPFTGHLREDLGIPVIAVGKLAAEAGLAQRLLDEGQADLIALARQLIADPATGTKLLEGRDGDIRRCEECLACFAAIRKGPIKCAVNREL; this comes from the coding sequence ATGCCACGACTGTCCGATCCTCTCGACCTGAAGTCCCTCCACGTCCGGAACCGCCTGGTCATGGCCCCGATGGTCACCGGGCTGGCCAGGGGGCACCGGGTGAGCGAGGCTCAGATCGCCTGGTACAGCGCGCGTGCTCGCGCCGGCATGGGACTGGTGATCGTGGAATCCTGCGGCATCGCGCCCGATGCGGTCATCATGCCGAACCTGCTCGGGATCTGGGACGACGCCTTCATTCCGGGGCTGGCGCGGCTGGTGAAGGGCATCCACAAGGCGGGAGCCCCTGCCGTTCTCCAGCTGGTCCACGGCGGGGCGCGCTCCCTCCGGGAGAACCTGTCGGTGGAGCGGGTGGGACCGTCCGCGGTGCCTGTCCTGCCGGGCCCTCCGCCCCGGCCCATGACCGAAGGGGAGATCCAGGACGTGATCGCCGCCTTCGTGGCTGCCGCCCGCCGGGCGAAGACCGCCGGCTTCGACGGCGTGGAGATCCACGCGGCCCACTACTACCTCCTGTCCGAGTTCCTCTCGCCCTATACCAACCGGCGGACGGACCGCTGGGGCTCCGGCAGGACCGGCCGGACCCGTCTGGCGGTGGAGGTGGTGCTGGCCGTCCGCGAGGCTGTCGGACCCGACTATCCCATCTTCTGCCGCATGCACGCGGTGGAGTTCGTGGAGGGCGGGCTGAGCGAGGTGGACGCCCGGTATGCCGCGCAAGCCCTGGCGGATGCGGGGGTGGATGTCCTGAACGCCTCGGGCGTGGGCCAGTCGTCCTTCGGCGAGTGGGAGGGGCAGCCCTACCTGAGCACCAGCTCCGTGCTGCCCAAGGGGGCCGCCCCGGGCACCTTCGCACCCTTCACAGGGCACCTGCGGGAAGACCTGGGCATCCCGGTGATCGCCGTGGGCAAGCTCGCGGCTGAGGCGGGCCTGGCCCAGCGGCTCCTGGACGAGGGCCAGGCGGACCTGATCGCCCTCGCCCGCCAGCTCATCGCCGATCCCGCCACCGGCACCAAGCTGCTGGAAGGCCGGGACGGCGACATCCGTCGCTGCGAGGAGTGCCTGGCGTGCTTCGCGGCCATCCGGAAGGGCCCGATCAAGTGCGCGGTGAACCGGGAACTGTGA